In the genome of Carnobacterium viridans, one region contains:
- a CDS encoding DUF1617 family protein has product MKTIKLKNSEIVPVYNALENITVQGRQARRGKGKLQKTLSAKNKEFLEDLDDIRSDYFKKKDDGTFAENNGKLIWLDKYKDDPEAQKKANEQTKELNKEVIGIDLVEHESKIKSFFDALEKDEFTGKEALRDEDFETLMELLEEAFEAKEDMKEEEK; this is encoded by the coding sequence ATGAAAACAATCAAATTAAAAAATAGTGAAATAGTACCAGTTTATAACGCGTTAGAAAATATCACGGTGCAAGGGCGTCAAGCTAGACGTGGTAAAGGTAAACTTCAAAAAACATTGAGTGCAAAAAACAAGGAATTTTTAGAAGATTTAGATGATATACGTTCGGATTATTTCAAGAAAAAAGACGATGGTACTTTTGCTGAAAACAATGGAAAATTAATTTGGTTGGATAAATACAAAGATGACCCAGAAGCTCAAAAGAAAGCCAATGAGCAAACAAAAGAATTGAATAAAGAAGTGATCGGAATTGATTTGGTGGAACATGAATCTAAAATCAAGTCCTTTTTTGATGCTTTAGAAAAAGATGAATTTACTGGTAAAGAAGCGTTGAGAGACGAAGATTTTGAAACATTAATGGAATTGTTAGAAGAAGCTTTTGAAGCTAAAGAAGATATGAAAGAGGAGGAAAAATAA
- a CDS encoding phage holin has protein sequence MDAIQDALFNGMAAVVVALVGWLTTKLVNYLKELGNTEKLANKQYLVDIAVNAAEQIWQNEDGAIKLANARKEAIKLLNENKINITDAELQNLIEASVKAMNDAFNSTKVGVIELKEEGK, from the coding sequence ATGGATGCAATACAAGATGCTTTATTTAATGGAATGGCTGCAGTTGTAGTCGCTTTAGTCGGATGGTTAACTACTAAGCTTGTTAATTATTTAAAAGAGTTAGGAAATACGGAGAAATTAGCAAATAAACAGTATCTAGTAGATATTGCTGTCAACGCTGCTGAACAAATTTGGCAAAATGAAGATGGTGCAATCAAGTTGGCCAACGCTCGAAAAGAAGCAATCAAATTATTAAATGAAAATAAAATAAATATCACAGATGCAGAATTACAAAACTTAATTGAAGCATCCGTAAAAGCTATGAATGATGCATTCAACAGCACCAAAGTTGGAGTAATTGAATTGAAAGAGGAGGGAAAATAA